CCATATTGGAAACCGCTACAGCCACCACCCGTGATATACACGCGTAATTTCAAATTAGTATTTTCTTCTTCGCTGATTAAATTTTTTACTTTATTCGCTGCTGCATCAGTAAATGTCAATGGTACTGCAATGTTATCTGTCATAATTATTTCCCGCTTCCCGAAAATTTGAATTCCGTTATTATCTAATAACCATTTACTCCATTCAAGTGTAATCCAGTTTTTTCCTAGAAATCGTGCTATAATCTGGCAAAATTTTTTTCAAAAAAGGTGAAATAAAATGGCTATTCCAATTAGAACAGAAAAAGAAATTGTAAAACTACGTGAGGCCTGCAAATTGGCTTCGGATGTGCTGGTGATGATTGAACCTTACGTAAAAGCAGGTGTAACTACTGGCGAACTTGATCGAATTTGCCATGAATATATGGTGAATGAACAAAAGGTTATCCCTGCATGTTTGAATTATCACGGTTTCCCAAAATCTACTTGTATTTCCATTAACGAAGTTGTCTGTCACGGTATTCCAAGTGACGATAAAGTGCTTAAAAATGGCGATATTGTGAATATTGATGTCACGGTGATTAAAGACGGTTATTTTGGCGATAACTCAAAAATGTATATCGTGGGTGGTGCAACGAATATTCGTAGTAAAAAGTTAGTGGAAGCGGCACAGGAAGCCTTATACGTGGGATTGCGCACAGTAAAACCAGGTATTCGTTTAAATGAAGTAGGTAAAGCTGTGCAAAAATATACTGAAAGTCAAACTTTCAGCGTTGTGCGCGAATATTGCGGACATGGTGTCGGTACAGAATTTCACTGCGAACCTCAAGTATTGCATTATTACGCAGATGATGGTGGTGTGATTTTAAAACCAGGCATGGTGTTTACGATTGAGCCAATGATTAATGCGGGAAAAAAAGAAGTGCGCGTGATGGGTGATGGTTGGACAGTAAAAACCAAAGATCGCAGCCATTCAGCACAATATGAACATCAACTTGTTGTCATGGAAACTGGTTGTGAAGTGATGACTATTCGCGATGAAGAAATTGCAGAAGGTCGAATTTCACGGATTATGGTGAATGTGTAATTGACATAAAATTATAGGATAAGGGCGTAGATATACGCCCTTTTTATTTTTCTTTATAATAAAACGACTTCGATATAACAAAAGGCAATTAATATGCTGTTTTCTCCGATACTCTCTTCTCCTTTAACGCCAAGTGCGGTCAAAATTGAGCGAGAAAATCTTAAGCAATTTGAGCTTGAGAATTTTTCTCGTTATTCCATTTTTGAGCTTATTGAAAATCGCAGTGATTTTTATGATGCCTTATTGATTCAACTTTGGCTGGAAATGGGATTAAGTGAACAACAGGGGATTGCTTTAATTGCTGTAGGCGGTTATGGACGGCGTGAGATGTTTCCTTTGTCGGATCTCGATTTTTTAATTTTGGTCGAGCAAATGCCTAGCCCAGAAATTGAAGAAAAGATCACCCAATTTATCCAATTTTTATGGGATTGTGGCTTTGAGGTGGGAAATAGTGTTCGAACCTTAGAACAATGTGAATCGGAAGGAAAACAAAATATTACGATTGCCACCAATTTATTAGAAGCCAGATTTCTTGCTGGAAATCGACCGCACTTTGATGCGCTAAATGAATTAGTAAAACATGCTGATTTTTGGTCGAAAGAAGATTTTTTTAATGCCAAAGTGCAAGAGCAAATAGAACGTTATCAGCGTTATCACAATACGGCTTATAACCTTGAGCCAGATATTAAGTACAGCCCTGGTGGCTTGAGAGATTTACATTTGTTGTATTGGGTGGCGTTGCGCCATTCGGGGGCGCTGACTCTTGAGGCCATTTTACAAAGTGGTTTTATTTATCCTCAAGAATATCAGCAACTACAAGAAAGTCGTGCTTTTTTATTTAAAGTGCGGTTTGCTTTGCATTTGATTTTGAAACGTTACGATAATCGTCTGTTGTTTGATCGTCAAATTAAAGTCAGTGAATTGTTGGGTTTCCTAGGGGAAGGCAATCAAGCTGTGGAAAAAATGATGAAATGTTTTTTCCAAGCATTGCACCGAATTTCGTTGATTAGTAATTTGCTGATTCAGCATTATCGAGAAAATGTGCTTTCATCAAATCAGGATAGCGTGATTCATCAGTTAGACGATGATTTTCAACTGATTAATCAATGCTTGTGTTTGCGTAATAGCCTTGTTTTTCAAGAAAAACCAGAACGAATTTTAGATCTATTCTTTTATTTAACGCAGTACGAACAGGCCAATATTCATTCTGATACCTTGCGTCAATTACAAATTTCCTTAGATCAACTACCACAAAAATTATGTGAAATTCCTGCAGCTAGGGAAAAATTTCTACGTTTGTTTAATCAACCTAATGCGATTAAGCGTGCGTTTATGCCGATGCACCAATATGGCGTATTAACTGCGTATCTTCCGCAATGGCAAGCCATTGAGGGCTTAATGCAATTTGATTTGTTCCATATTTATACGGTGGATGAGCATACATTGCGCGTGATGTTGAAATTGGAAAGTTTTCTGTCACAGGAAAGTGCGCAAGAACATCCCATTGCTCATCGAATTTTTAGCCAACTTTCTGACCGCACTTTGCTTTATATTGCAGCGTTATTCCACGATATTGCAAAAGGGCGGGGCGGTGATCACGCAGAACTTGGCGCAGAAGACGTAGCAGACTTTGTGCAATTACATGGTTTAGATCGTCGAGAAATTGATACCCTTGCTTGGCTTGTCCAATCCCATTTGCTGATGTCAATTACGGCGCAACGCCGTGATATTCATGATCCTGAAGTGGTTATGAATTTTGCGGAAGCCGTGCAAAATCAAGTTCGATTAGATTATCTCACCTGTTTAACGGTGGCGGATATTTGCGCAACCAATGGTAATTTATGGAATAGCTGGAAACGTTCTCTTTTTGCCTCTTTATATGAATTTACTGAACAGCAATTTGCACAAGGTATGAAAGAATTGCTTGATTACTCAGAAAAATCGGAAGAAAACCGAAAACTTGCACAACAAATTTTAACGCAGGATTATTCCGAGATTGCACCAATCTTGATTGAGCAATTATGGGATCGTTGTCCTGAAGATTATTTTGTGCGTAATACGCCAAAACAAATCGCGTGGCATACAAGTTTGCTAGTGGGGTTTGCTGAGTCATTATTAGTGAAAATTAGTAATCGCTTTTCACTTGGCGGCACGGAAGTGTTTATTTATTGCCAAGATCAACCGCACTTATTTAATAAAGTCGTGAGTACCATTGGCACAAAAAAATTCAGTATCCATGATGCGCAGATTATTACGACAC
This portion of the Haemophilus haemolyticus genome encodes:
- the map gene encoding type I methionyl aminopeptidase; translated protein: MAIPIRTEKEIVKLREACKLASDVLVMIEPYVKAGVTTGELDRICHEYMVNEQKVIPACLNYHGFPKSTCISINEVVCHGIPSDDKVLKNGDIVNIDVTVIKDGYFGDNSKMYIVGGATNIRSKKLVEAAQEALYVGLRTVKPGIRLNEVGKAVQKYTESQTFSVVREYCGHGVGTEFHCEPQVLHYYADDGGVILKPGMVFTIEPMINAGKKEVRVMGDGWTVKTKDRSHSAQYEHQLVVMETGCEVMTIRDEEIAEGRISRIMVNV
- the glnD gene encoding bifunctional uridylyltransferase/uridylyl-removing protein GlnD, yielding MLFSPILSSPLTPSAVKIERENLKQFELENFSRYSIFELIENRSDFYDALLIQLWLEMGLSEQQGIALIAVGGYGRREMFPLSDLDFLILVEQMPSPEIEEKITQFIQFLWDCGFEVGNSVRTLEQCESEGKQNITIATNLLEARFLAGNRPHFDALNELVKHADFWSKEDFFNAKVQEQIERYQRYHNTAYNLEPDIKYSPGGLRDLHLLYWVALRHSGALTLEAILQSGFIYPQEYQQLQESRAFLFKVRFALHLILKRYDNRLLFDRQIKVSELLGFLGEGNQAVEKMMKCFFQALHRISLISNLLIQHYRENVLSSNQDSVIHQLDDDFQLINQCLCLRNSLVFQEKPERILDLFFYLTQYEQANIHSDTLRQLQISLDQLPQKLCEIPAAREKFLRLFNQPNAIKRAFMPMHQYGVLTAYLPQWQAIEGLMQFDLFHIYTVDEHTLRVMLKLESFLSQESAQEHPIAHRIFSQLSDRTLLYIAALFHDIAKGRGGDHAELGAEDVADFVQLHGLDRREIDTLAWLVQSHLLMSITAQRRDIHDPEVVMNFAEAVQNQVRLDYLTCLTVADICATNGNLWNSWKRSLFASLYEFTEQQFAQGMKELLDYSEKSEENRKLAQQILTQDYSEIAPILIEQLWDRCPEDYFVRNTPKQIAWHTSLLVGFAESLLVKISNRFSLGGTEVFIYCQDQPHLFNKVVSTIGTKKFSIHDAQIITTQDGYVFDSFIITELNGELVEFDRRRELEQALTVALQSEKLPALSIAPNRQLQHFSVQTDVRFLHENKKEHTEMELVALDKPGLLAQVSQIFSELNLNLLNAKITTVGEKAEDFFILTNQLGKALAREEREILKQVLVKEIH